The Celeribacter marinus genome window below encodes:
- the deoC gene encoding deoxyribose-phosphate aldolase: protein MTATQTSPSLNEAQPTTAHLPQIHEPRNAGMDLDLDWVRAVQANTSAIERRCATLPGRRSVKKDHQAAWLLKAITMIDLTTLSGDDTAGRVKRLCAKAAHPVRADIMEALGMTPITTGAICVYHDMVETAVEALSGTGIPVAAVSTGFPAGLSPFHLRVKEIEESVKAGAKEIDIVISRRHVLTGNWQALYDEMRAFRAACGEAHVKAILATGELGSLRNVARASYVCMMAGADFIKTSTGKESVNATLPVSLTMIRTIRDYHARTGFRVGYKPAGGISKAKDALVYLSLIKEELGNHWLSPHLFRFGASSLLGDIERQLEHHVTGHYSAAWRHPIG, encoded by the coding sequence ATGACCGCTACACAGACCTCTCCCTCGCTCAATGAGGCGCAGCCCACGACTGCGCATCTGCCGCAGATCCATGAACCGCGCAATGCGGGGATGGATTTGGATCTGGATTGGGTGCGCGCCGTTCAGGCCAATACATCCGCCATTGAGCGGCGATGCGCCACGTTGCCTGGGCGCAGGAGCGTCAAGAAAGACCATCAGGCGGCATGGCTTTTAAAAGCCATCACCATGATCGACCTAACAACGCTATCGGGTGACGACACCGCAGGCCGCGTAAAGCGGCTATGCGCCAAGGCCGCGCATCCGGTGCGCGCGGACATCATGGAAGCCTTGGGCATGACCCCCATTACAACAGGCGCGATCTGTGTGTACCACGATATGGTTGAGACTGCCGTTGAGGCGTTGAGTGGGACGGGCATTCCAGTAGCCGCAGTCTCAACGGGCTTTCCAGCGGGGTTATCGCCGTTTCACCTACGGGTCAAAGAAATCGAAGAAAGTGTAAAAGCAGGGGCTAAAGAGATCGACATCGTGATCTCGCGCCGACACGTCCTTACCGGCAACTGGCAAGCCCTGTATGATGAAATGCGCGCCTTTCGCGCCGCGTGCGGCGAGGCCCACGTCAAAGCGATTTTGGCTACGGGTGAACTTGGCTCGCTGCGCAATGTCGCCCGTGCCTCCTATGTGTGCATGATGGCAGGGGCCGATTTCATCAAGACGTCGACAGGCAAAGAAAGCGTGAACGCCACCCTCCCCGTCTCGCTCACCATGATCCGCACCATCCGCGACTATCACGCGCGCACGGGCTTTCGCGTTGGCTACAAACCCGCAGGCGGCATTTCCAAGGCCAAGGACGCACTCGTCTACCTGTCCTTGATCAAAGAAGAGTTGGGCAATCACTGGCTCTCGCCCCACCTGTTCCGCTTTGGCGCGTCCTCGCTTTTGGGCGATATCGAACGTCAACTTGAGCACCACGTGACAGGCCACTATTCCGCCGCTTGGCGTCACCCAATCGGGTAA
- a CDS encoding aldehyde dehydrogenase family protein, with translation MTVKDIFETMDYGTAPESAGEALAWLEARGGIAGNYVDGTWGPLRADIDVMNPATGERLAGLTKSTPDEVATAVAAARKAQPKWAKLGGHKRAKFLYAIARLVQKHARLLSVMETLDNGKPIREARDVDIPLVARHFYYHAGIAQLMDDEMRDREALGVCGQIIPWNFPLLMLAWKIAPAIAAGNTVVLKPAEFTSLTAMVFAEICTEAGLPKGVVNIVTGDGDTGAALVTSDVDKIAFTGSTGVGRAIRAATAGTGKSLTLELGGKSPYIVFEDADMDSAIEGLVDAIFFNQGQVCCAGSRLLVQEGIADDFHRRLIERMSKLRIGNPLDKCIDVGAIVDPVQLDRIKTLMETGGAEGTVHQPCPAPEGCYYPPTLVTGLHGSSMLMQEEIFGPVLVSTTFRTPAEAVQVANDTRYGLAASVWSENINLALDIAPKLVAGVVWINGANMFDAAAGFGGVRESGFGREGGWEGMLAYTKPTGKAVTIKPATKHLKPDAVAVLDLDRTSKLYIGGKQSRPDSGYSEAVFSPKGKLLGHASLASRKDVRNAVEAAHAAKGWSKATAHLRAQILYYIGENLSARSDEFSARISALTGTPSGKAQAEVDDAISTLFTYAAWCDKYDSAAKPVPMRGVALAMKDPVGVIGAFCDDRPLGGLIDVMAPAIAMGNRVVAVASEAYPLAATDFYQVLDTSDVPAGVVNILTGSHSELAKPMAGHMDVDAVWSFSSADLSATIESESAGNLKRTWVNNGKNRSYPARDWLAHSTEIKTIWVPYGEG, from the coding sequence ATGACCGTTAAAGATATCTTCGAGACGATGGACTATGGTACTGCTCCTGAAAGTGCGGGCGAAGCGCTTGCGTGGCTAGAGGCGCGCGGCGGGATCGCGGGCAACTATGTGGACGGCACATGGGGGCCATTGCGCGCCGATATTGACGTGATGAACCCCGCTACGGGCGAACGCCTCGCGGGTCTGACCAAATCCACCCCCGACGAGGTTGCCACCGCCGTGGCCGCCGCACGCAAGGCCCAACCCAAATGGGCGAAACTGGGCGGGCATAAACGCGCAAAGTTCCTCTATGCCATCGCGCGGCTTGTGCAAAAACATGCGCGCCTGTTGTCGGTCATGGAGACACTGGATAACGGCAAGCCGATCCGCGAGGCCCGCGATGTCGACATCCCGCTGGTCGCGCGACATTTCTACTATCACGCAGGTATCGCCCAACTGATGGATGACGAAATGCGTGACCGCGAAGCGCTTGGCGTGTGTGGTCAGATCATCCCGTGGAATTTCCCGCTGTTGATGCTCGCATGGAAAATCGCCCCCGCGATTGCGGCGGGCAACACCGTTGTGCTCAAACCCGCTGAATTTACATCGCTCACCGCAATGGTTTTCGCCGAGATCTGCACCGAAGCGGGCCTGCCAAAGGGCGTGGTCAACATCGTTACGGGCGATGGCGATACGGGGGCGGCTTTGGTCACCTCTGACGTGGACAAAATCGCGTTTACCGGATCAACCGGTGTCGGGCGGGCAATCCGTGCCGCCACTGCGGGAACGGGAAAATCGCTCACGTTGGAATTGGGCGGGAAATCCCCGTATATCGTGTTCGAAGACGCCGACATGGACAGCGCCATCGAGGGCTTGGTCGACGCGATCTTTTTCAACCAAGGACAGGTGTGCTGCGCCGGATCGCGCCTTTTGGTGCAAGAGGGCATCGCGGATGACTTCCACCGCCGCCTGATCGAACGCATGTCCAAACTGCGCATCGGCAACCCGCTTGATAAATGCATCGATGTGGGAGCTATCGTCGATCCGGTACAGCTTGACCGCATCAAAACGCTGATGGAAACGGGCGGCGCGGAGGGCACGGTGCATCAACCCTGCCCTGCCCCTGAGGGCTGTTATTATCCACCCACATTGGTAACGGGATTGCACGGGTCGTCCATGCTGATGCAGGAAGAAATATTCGGACCGGTTTTGGTCTCGACCACCTTCCGCACCCCCGCTGAGGCCGTGCAAGTCGCTAATGATACGCGCTACGGCTTGGCCGCGTCCGTGTGGTCCGAAAACATCAACCTCGCGCTCGACATTGCGCCCAAACTGGTCGCAGGGGTGGTCTGGATCAACGGCGCTAATATGTTCGATGCAGCGGCCGGATTTGGCGGCGTACGCGAAAGCGGATTTGGCCGCGAGGGCGGATGGGAAGGCATGTTGGCCTATACCAAACCCACCGGAAAAGCCGTGACGATCAAACCCGCGACCAAGCATCTTAAACCCGATGCCGTGGCCGTGCTCGACCTTGACCGCACCTCCAAACTCTACATCGGCGGCAAACAATCACGCCCCGATAGCGGCTACTCCGAGGCGGTATTCTCGCCCAAAGGCAAATTGCTTGGCCACGCCTCATTGGCGAGCCGCAAGGATGTGCGCAACGCCGTTGAGGCCGCGCACGCCGCAAAAGGATGGAGCAAAGCCACCGCTCACCTGCGCGCGCAAATCCTGTATTACATCGGTGAAAACCTATCTGCCCGCAGTGACGAATTTTCTGCACGGATTTCGGCCCTCACAGGTACGCCAAGTGGCAAAGCACAGGCCGAAGTCGACGACGCCATTTCGACGCTGTTCACCTACGCGGCATGGTGTGACAAATACGACAGTGCGGCCAAACCCGTGCCGATGCGCGGCGTGGCGCTCGCCATGAAAGACCCCGTGGGGGTGATTGGCGCGTTTTGTGATGATCGCCCGCTTGGCGGCCTGATCGACGTGATGGCCCCCGCCATTGCTATGGGCAACCGCGTGGTGGCCGTGGCGTCCGAGGCCTATCCCCTTGCCGCAACGGATTTCTATCAGGTGCTCGACACCTCCGATGTCCCTGCGGGTGTGGTGAATATCCTTACGGGCAGCCATTCCGAATTGGCCAAACCAATGGCGGGGCACATGGATGTAGACGCTGTTTGGTCGTTCTCATCTGCCGATCTGTCAGCCACGATCGAGAGCGAAAGCGCGGGCAATCTCAAACGCACATGGGTAAACAACGGCAAAAACCGCAGCTACCCTGCGCGTGACTGGCTTGCGCACTCAACCGAGATCAAAACCATCTGGGTGCCTTACGGCGAGGGCTAA
- a CDS encoding PLP-dependent aminotransferase family protein, which produces MSLDHLFANRTSRMSASEIRELLKLLDQPDIISFAGGIPDPAYFPRAAFADAMTVALSEQSAGVALQYSTSEGYTPLRDWIAAHMATLGVPCSRDNILITAGSQQALDYLGKLLIDKGDTALVGWPTYLGALGAFNAYEPRYDRLDPSDNRAPEQIALEAAEAGGRVKFAYLSPDFANPTGITLTQQERRTVLARADALDCAVIEDAAYQSLRYDGEALPSILAMEIEQTGDIEACRTIYLGSFSKTLAPGLRVGWVVAAKPVISQLVLTKQAADLQTATINQMAVAHVAEAVFDTHVETLRAVYGKRMHAMLDALSANMPTGVTWIEPEGGMFVWVTLPNGMDAKALLQDALAANVAFVPGGAFYADGSNANTLRLNFSMSSEAKIIEGIARLGAVICTAMGEVSPRA; this is translated from the coding sequence ATGTCGTTAGATCATCTATTCGCCAATCGGACGTCTCGCATGTCCGCGTCCGAAATTCGCGAATTGCTCAAGCTGCTCGATCAGCCTGACATCATTTCTTTTGCCGGTGGCATCCCCGACCCTGCATATTTTCCGCGCGCGGCCTTTGCGGATGCGATGACGGTGGCACTCTCGGAACAGTCGGCGGGGGTCGCCCTGCAATACTCGACATCTGAGGGCTACACGCCCCTGCGCGATTGGATTGCGGCGCATATGGCGACCCTCGGGGTGCCATGCTCGCGCGACAACATCTTGATCACCGCAGGTTCGCAGCAGGCGCTCGACTATCTGGGGAAACTCCTGATTGATAAGGGGGACACCGCTTTGGTCGGGTGGCCCACATACCTTGGAGCGCTGGGCGCATTCAATGCGTATGAGCCACGTTATGACCGCCTTGATCCATCCGACAATCGAGCGCCCGAACAAATCGCTCTTGAGGCGGCTGAGGCGGGGGGGCGCGTGAAATTCGCCTATCTGTCACCAGACTTTGCCAACCCGACAGGGATCACACTTACACAACAAGAGCGCCGTACCGTTTTAGCCCGTGCAGACGCTTTGGATTGCGCCGTGATCGAAGATGCGGCTTATCAGTCTTTGCGGTACGATGGTGAGGCTCTGCCCTCCATATTGGCCATGGAAATTGAACAAACGGGCGATATCGAAGCGTGCCGCACAATTTATTTGGGTTCGTTTTCCAAGACGCTGGCACCCGGATTGCGTGTGGGTTGGGTTGTCGCGGCAAAGCCCGTGATCTCACAGCTTGTTTTGACCAAACAGGCGGCCGATCTGCAAACCGCGACGATCAACCAAATGGCGGTGGCGCATGTTGCCGAAGCCGTATTTGACACGCATGTAGAGACCTTGCGCGCGGTGTATGGCAAGCGCATGCACGCAATGTTGGACGCATTGTCCGCCAATATGCCTACGGGCGTGACATGGATCGAGCCTGAGGGCGGGATGTTTGTATGGGTGACGTTGCCAAACGGGATGGATGCCAAGGCATTGTTGCAAGACGCATTGGCGGCAAATGTCGCGTTTGTACCGGGGGGCGCGTTTTATGCGGACGGGTCCAATGCCAATACGCTACGCCTCAATTTCTCAATGTCGTCGGAGGCCAAGATCATTGAGGGAATTGCGCGTCTTGGCGCGGTGATTTGCACAGCGATGGGAGAGGTTTCTCCACGCGCATAG
- a CDS encoding glycosyltransferase family 2 protein, which translates to MADYVAHTLNAQVFGDIILLDAIVSGDTTDLFFHHTATLSGKVAKRVLNKAEVRTVGNAPWITGQTPTHTITLDVDGTPKEITLSHPNTDLMRGRNVALATRNGESAKIVLDWLRFHVTHQGLTGALIIDRADQSQNATFTQELQDGLAEIDADLAVMHIHTTAPLGNAALPSETHPFSTPGAPGKDRMSEPKPDAWAAPLADVLIYELLRRKYLNEARGIANIEVYDLVPKTGTLTMFDLAQTAPNGVVQLLGRQAYPWRIKGDEPAFADHICIQFDETRRRARWCAAPKRLPSGAVFRLVRVGGADPKAGYEFYRCMGLRHRAPSVAKIVPKSSLIEHAPLVDLSTRAWGYQPVLMPEETVAAPPRGDNSVAIVTCMKNEGPFILEWLAYHRAIGVEGFLVYTNDCTDGTDVFLDLLQEKGYVQHRDNPFKGTDLKPQHAALQAAEHEDVVTGVDWAISMDVDEFINVKVGDGTMSALFTALPDANLISCTWRLFGNADVHGYQDQFLLEQFDRAAPEHANKPHQAWGFKTLFKNIGLFKKFGVHRPKGLKSQIWDKIRWYNGSGKPMPRTEFRNAWRSTSDTYGYDLVQLNHYAVRSAESFLVKRDRGRVNHVDRDQGLAYWFRMNNNFEHETSIQRMIPKLRAEYDRLLGDPEIAAQHHACVEAHTSKIAQLRATETYTKFYDELSGPRLEKLSRLHSHFGANVFLKGPQCVPDNLIDQDLDAAFFFTVERGETAH; encoded by the coding sequence ATGGCTGACTACGTTGCACATACTCTAAACGCTCAGGTTTTTGGGGATATCATTTTGCTTGATGCGATTGTGTCGGGCGACACCACGGACTTGTTTTTCCACCACACTGCAACGCTATCCGGCAAGGTCGCAAAGAGGGTGCTGAACAAAGCAGAGGTAAGAACTGTCGGGAATGCGCCTTGGATTACAGGCCAAACGCCAACGCACACGATAACGCTAGACGTTGACGGCACCCCAAAAGAGATCACCCTATCGCACCCGAATACCGACCTGATGCGCGGCCGCAACGTGGCTCTTGCAACGCGCAACGGCGAGAGCGCCAAAATAGTTCTGGACTGGTTGCGGTTTCACGTCACTCATCAGGGTCTAACAGGCGCACTCATTATCGACCGCGCGGACCAATCGCAAAACGCGACCTTTACCCAAGAGCTACAAGACGGATTGGCCGAAATTGACGCAGACCTAGCGGTCATGCACATTCACACGACCGCCCCTCTTGGCAACGCGGCCCTCCCGTCCGAAACACATCCATTCTCAACGCCAGGTGCACCAGGCAAAGACCGAATGAGCGAGCCAAAGCCAGACGCATGGGCGGCGCCGTTAGCCGATGTCCTGATCTACGAATTACTGCGCCGGAAGTATCTAAATGAGGCGCGCGGTATCGCCAATATCGAAGTCTACGACCTTGTGCCTAAAACTGGCACCTTAACGATGTTTGACCTCGCTCAAACGGCACCTAACGGCGTGGTGCAACTGTTGGGGCGGCAGGCCTACCCATGGCGGATCAAGGGCGACGAGCCTGCATTTGCGGACCACATCTGTATTCAGTTCGACGAAACAAGGCGGCGCGCGCGGTGGTGCGCGGCACCCAAACGCCTACCTTCTGGCGCGGTCTTTCGTTTGGTCCGCGTAGGCGGGGCCGATCCCAAAGCAGGGTATGAGTTTTATCGCTGTATGGGCCTGCGCCACCGCGCGCCGTCAGTCGCGAAAATTGTCCCAAAATCGTCTCTCATCGAGCACGCCCCACTGGTTGATCTGTCGACGCGCGCATGGGGGTATCAACCCGTTTTGATGCCCGAAGAAACCGTGGCCGCGCCCCCGCGTGGCGACAACTCCGTAGCAATTGTGACCTGCATGAAGAACGAGGGACCATTTATTCTTGAATGGCTCGCCTATCATCGCGCAATCGGGGTTGAGGGCTTTTTGGTCTATACCAACGATTGTACCGATGGCACTGATGTGTTCCTCGATTTACTACAGGAAAAAGGCTACGTTCAGCACCGCGACAATCCGTTTAAAGGCACAGACCTCAAACCTCAGCACGCCGCCTTGCAAGCCGCAGAACACGAAGATGTCGTGACGGGGGTCGACTGGGCCATTTCGATGGATGTCGACGAATTTATAAACGTCAAAGTTGGTGACGGGACAATGAGCGCTCTGTTCACAGCGCTGCCCGATGCAAATCTAATCTCGTGCACGTGGAGACTATTTGGCAACGCCGATGTGCACGGCTATCAAGATCAGTTTTTACTGGAGCAATTTGACCGCGCAGCCCCTGAGCATGCCAATAAACCGCACCAAGCGTGGGGATTCAAAACCCTGTTCAAAAACATCGGTCTGTTCAAGAAGTTTGGCGTTCACCGCCCCAAAGGGTTAAAATCGCAAATCTGGGACAAGATTCGGTGGTACAACGGCTCAGGTAAGCCGATGCCCCGCACAGAGTTTCGCAACGCGTGGCGTTCGACCTCCGACACCTACGGCTATGATCTGGTTCAACTCAATCACTATGCCGTGCGCTCTGCCGAGAGCTTTTTGGTGAAACGTGACAGAGGGCGGGTCAACCACGTGGACCGTGACCAAGGTCTGGCCTACTGGTTTCGGATGAACAACAACTTTGAACATGAAACATCGATTCAACGCATGATCCCAAAGCTGCGTGCAGAATATGATCGCCTCCTCGGAGATCCCGAAATTGCCGCCCAACACCACGCCTGCGTTGAGGCGCACACGAGCAAGATTGCCCAACTGCGAGCCACCGAAACCTATACTAAATTCTATGATGAATTGTCTGGCCCGCGCCTCGAAAAACTCAGCCGCTTGCACTCGCATTTTGGCGCAAATGTCTTTTTAAAGGGTCCGCAATGCGTGCCTGACAATTTGATCGACCAAGACCTAGACGCAGCGTTTTTCTTTACTGTTGAACGCGGCGAGACGGCGCATTGA
- a CDS encoding DUF1523 family protein — protein sequence MRYVKWTFVTLLVLFVGGFFHYILPQHDIVRIVNTYEERQDLTGWTTMFWQAPDNGSTTTQARDVQFIQAVYPDGDTMVYRNEDTGWGWPPYFKFDTANLYTEANDAISTKAAPEWYSVTHYGWRNEILSIFPNAIAFKAVEGPDARMTPWFNIVFLTFFAAVLLLIRRMWLQFRERTIDPLVEDVDEAWDEASARTRNTARGIKGWFSKKR from the coding sequence ATGCGCTACGTTAAATGGACTTTTGTTACTCTTTTGGTGCTCTTTGTGGGCGGCTTTTTTCATTATATTTTACCACAGCATGACATCGTACGGATCGTAAACACCTATGAGGAACGTCAGGATCTGACGGGGTGGACGACGATGTTCTGGCAAGCGCCCGACAATGGCTCCACCACCACCCAAGCTCGCGATGTCCAGTTTATCCAAGCGGTTTACCCCGATGGTGACACCATGGTGTACCGCAATGAGGACACGGGATGGGGATGGCCGCCGTATTTCAAATTCGACACGGCGAACCTCTACACCGAAGCGAATGACGCGATCTCGACCAAGGCGGCCCCCGAATGGTATTCGGTGACGCATTACGGATGGCGCAACGAAATCCTGTCGATCTTTCCAAACGCGATTGCGTTCAAAGCGGTCGAGGGACCCGATGCCCGTATGACGCCGTGGTTTAACATCGTGTTCCTGACCTTCTTTGCAGCCGTGCTTTTGCTCATTCGCCGTATGTGGTTGCAGTTTCGCGAACGCACGATTGACCCGCTTGTCGAGGATGTGGATGAGGCATGGGATGAGGCCAGCGCGCGCACACGCAACACGGCGCGTGGCATAAAAGGGTGGTTCAGCAAAAAACGCTGA
- the glcF gene encoding glycolate oxidase subunit GlcF, with amino-acid sequence MQTNFTPEQLTDPAIERANEILRSCVHCGFCTATCPTYAVLGDELDSPRGRIYLIKDMLENDRPADEKTVKHLDRCLSCLACMTTCPSGVHYMHLIDHARVHVEKTYKRPMMDRLLRWTLARIIPYPSRFRLALLGAKIGKPFRHLIPDPRLKAMLAMAPKVIPPVSRNDDAQVFPAVGERKKRVALMTGCAQKALDTDINDATIRLLTRLGCDVVVAKGAGCCGALTHHMGKESMSHASAAKNITAWMTEVYGEGLDAVVINASGCGTTVKDYGHMFRNDPLAADAATIAGLAKDVSEVLMTLDLAAHCDTPKDMKVAYHAACSLQHGQQIKTYPKDLLKQAGFAVTEPRDSHLCCGSAGTYNLLQPEISQNLKERKINTLSEKTPDVVATGNIGCMMQLGGGMNVPVVHTVELLDWATGGPKPPKMFSDLT; translated from the coding sequence ATGCAAACCAACTTTACGCCAGAGCAACTGACCGATCCAGCGATCGAGCGGGCCAATGAAATCTTGCGGTCTTGCGTGCATTGTGGATTTTGCACCGCCACATGTCCAACCTACGCGGTTTTGGGCGACGAGCTAGACAGTCCGCGCGGGCGGATCTACCTTATCAAGGATATGTTGGAAAATGACCGTCCGGCGGATGAAAAGACGGTGAAACATCTCGATAGATGCCTGTCGTGTCTGGCATGTATGACCACCTGTCCGTCTGGCGTGCATTACATGCACCTGATTGATCATGCGCGGGTACATGTCGAAAAGACCTACAAACGTCCGATGATGGACCGCTTGCTGCGTTGGACTTTGGCGCGGATTATCCCCTATCCCTCGCGGTTCCGGCTCGCACTTTTAGGCGCCAAAATTGGTAAGCCGTTTCGCCATTTGATCCCCGACCCGCGCCTAAAGGCAATGCTCGCAATGGCCCCTAAAGTCATTCCGCCCGTGTCTCGAAATGACGATGCGCAGGTATTTCCCGCTGTGGGGGAGCGCAAAAAACGAGTGGCGCTCATGACGGGCTGTGCGCAAAAGGCGCTTGATACCGATATCAATGATGCAACGATCAGGCTTTTGACGCGGTTGGGCTGCGATGTTGTTGTCGCTAAGGGGGCGGGATGTTGTGGCGCGCTGACCCACCACATGGGCAAAGAAAGCATGTCGCATGCCTCAGCGGCCAAGAACATCACCGCATGGATGACAGAAGTCTACGGCGAAGGTTTGGACGCTGTAGTGATCAACGCTTCGGGATGTGGCACCACCGTTAAGGACTATGGCCATATGTTTCGCAACGATCCGCTCGCAGCGGATGCGGCGACGATTGCAGGACTCGCAAAGGACGTATCAGAGGTTTTGATGACCCTTGATCTTGCCGCGCATTGTGACACGCCTAAGGACATGAAGGTCGCATATCATGCGGCCTGTTCGCTCCAGCACGGACAACAGATCAAGACCTATCCAAAAGACCTTCTTAAACAAGCAGGATTCGCCGTCACCGAGCCTCGTGATTCGCATCTTTGTTGCGGATCTGCGGGTACCTACAACCTTTTGCAGCCCGAAATTTCGCAAAATCTGAAGGAACGGAAAATAAATACGCTCTCGGAGAAGACCCCAGATGTTGTGGCGACTGGCAATATCGGCTGCATGATGCAGTTGGGTGGGGGCATGAATGTGCCTGTTGTGCATACTGTTGAGCTACTGGATTGGGCAACAGGTGGACCAAAACCGCCCAAAATGTTCTCGGATCTGACATAA
- a CDS encoding trypsin-like serine peptidase, with amino-acid sequence MLRFLTILALALLAGQAHADSQLKRFKTVDDSRGWEAVGRLDFAGESFCTGALITPSLVLTAAHCLFDIKTQQRHDPSVMTFRAGFRNGHAQAYRNVRRAIVHPEFSINAANKKGRLTRDIALIELDRPVRDGTVIPFDIASSAQNGQQVGVVSYARYRSQAASLQETCSVLAKQGGVLVTSCDVDFGSSGAPIFSMTQGRPKIVSVVSAKAQFQGRKVSVGTELEGQLDRLMALAQSDKRFFKKVEADIPADSLDGLTDTTYVVGTLD; translated from the coding sequence ATGTTGAGATTTCTGACAATCCTTGCCTTGGCTTTGCTTGCCGGCCAGGCACATGCGGATAGCCAGCTAAAGAGATTCAAGACTGTCGATGACAGTCGGGGCTGGGAAGCTGTTGGACGTCTTGATTTTGCGGGCGAGAGTTTTTGCACGGGCGCACTGATTACGCCGTCTTTGGTTCTCACGGCGGCGCATTGCCTGTTTGATATCAAGACCCAGCAGCGACACGATCCATCCGTTATGACGTTTCGTGCAGGGTTTCGGAATGGACATGCGCAAGCCTACCGCAATGTGCGCCGCGCCATTGTCCATCCAGAATTTTCGATCAATGCGGCCAATAAAAAGGGGCGTTTGACCCGCGATATCGCACTTATCGAATTAGACCGCCCTGTGCGTGACGGAACTGTCATTCCGTTTGACATTGCCTCGTCTGCCCAAAATGGTCAGCAGGTTGGTGTGGTCTCTTATGCGCGCTACCGATCCCAAGCCGCATCTCTGCAAGAAACATGTAGTGTTCTGGCTAAACAGGGCGGCGTTCTCGTCACATCATGTGATGTTGATTTCGGCTCCTCAGGGGCGCCGATTTTTTCAATGACCCAAGGCCGCCCAAAGATTGTATCAGTGGTTTCTGCCAAGGCGCAGTTTCAGGGGCGCAAAGTGTCGGTGGGCACCGAGCTTGAGGGGCAATTGGACCGGTTGATGGCACTGGCACAGAGTGACAAACGGTTCTTTAAAAAGGTAGAGGCCGACATTCCCGCCGACAGTTTGGATGGTTTGACGGACACGACATATGTCGTTGGCACGCTAGATTAG
- a CDS encoding AraC family transcriptional regulator yields the protein MTDITLRHAEILEQGAACHISRVVLGRARPKTLHTQDYHEICWLVNGKARLILNGRKCTLIEGDLTFIPPDTPHGLQGVGDDCHLVNIIIPATEIGALLARYSRAGQFFAAPSAAPVRIHRGIRALSRISTAAISLEAAPRTTLHLEAFLLPLIAELLNETKAAADGLPAWLQSALVVADDFEVLRDGAAGLVAMTGKSHAHVSRSMQKHFGMTPSDYMNARRMHHASRLLTGTPDTLADIAQTLGISNMSHFHRLFLARFSMTPRRYREKNQKGVVQPV from the coding sequence ATGACTGATATAACCCTTCGTCACGCAGAAATCTTAGAACAGGGGGCCGCATGCCACATCTCCCGCGTGGTGCTAGGCCGCGCGCGCCCCAAAACGCTGCACACCCAAGATTACCACGAAATCTGTTGGCTCGTGAATGGTAAGGCGCGTCTAATTTTGAATGGACGCAAATGCACGTTGATCGAGGGCGATTTGACGTTCATCCCTCCCGATACGCCCCATGGGCTGCAAGGGGTCGGTGACGACTGCCATTTGGTCAATATCATCATCCCCGCAACTGAAATCGGTGCCCTCCTCGCACGCTATTCCCGAGCGGGCCAGTTTTTTGCGGCACCAAGCGCTGCGCCTGTTCGTATTCATCGTGGCATCCGTGCTCTCTCGCGCATATCGACAGCGGCAATATCCCTTGAGGCTGCACCACGCACCACCTTGCACCTTGAGGCATTTTTACTGCCTCTCATCGCTGAGCTATTGAACGAAACAAAGGCGGCCGCGGACGGCCTTCCTGCGTGGCTTCAATCCGCGCTGGTGGTTGCAGATGATTTTGAGGTTTTGCGCGATGGTGCTGCGGGGCTTGTTGCTATGACAGGGAAATCGCATGCCCATGTGTCGCGTTCCATGCAAAAGCACTTTGGCATGACACCCTCCGACTATATGAACGCGCGCAGAATGCATCATGCTTCACGTCTTTTGACGGGCACGCCCGATACGTTAGCAGACATCGCGCAGACCCTTGGCATTTCGAATATGAGCCACTTTCACCGCCTGTTTCTGGCGCGGTTTTCCATGACGCCACGTCGATACCGCGAGAAAAACCAAAAAGGTGTCGTGCAACCCGTTTGA